DNA from Evansella sp. LMS18:
GCTATCCTTAGATTGTATATGGAAAATTAATGGGAAGTAATACTTAGAAAGAGGTAGCCAGATTATGAGAATAAGAAATTTTATCATGCTCATTTTTTTATTGGTTATGACTATTTATTTTGGCGGTACACTTGCAAGTATTGTATATCTGGAAAATGTCAAATGGAGAATCATAGATTCTATTTTATTAATTAGTTTGGTTTTGCCGTGGATCGCTTATATTTTTTACATAAGACAAAGTAAAGTGAAAAAATCAGAAGAAACAAACTGACCATATTTTTAATCGGAATTTTATATCACCATAAAAAAGTAGGGGAGATGTGAATGGAGTTAACGAAAATAAGAAATGAGTTATCGGTGAAAGGGAAAAATGGCATCGGATTTTTATTATCTGCTGTTGTTATCTGGTCAATTATTACAATTATTTTTCTGCTGCCGCTAGGTACATACCAAAAGAATATCTATATGCTGTTTACAACAGGGTTAATGTTTCCATTATCCATAGGCATGTCTACATTAGTTCGGGCTGACTGGAGACTCCAGGGGAACCAGTTAGGTGATTTAGGTTTATTTTTAAACCTTGCACAAGTTATCTATTTTCCTATTCTTTTCTGGGGCATAGCAAGAAGCCCAACTGAAGCCATCATGTTCTTTGCAATAATTACAGGGGCACATTTTTTTCCATACGGATGGTTTTATAATGCTAAACCTTTTTATGTAATGGCTCCAATCATCTCACTTGCAATCATGTTTTTGGGATTTTACCTAAACGGAGAAAGTTTATGGTTAATTCCCTTGTCTATGATAATACTTCTTCTTGTCTTAATTGTGTGGCTCATTACAGATTATAAGAGGAAAGCAGAAGAAATTTAAGCAGAAAGCCGGATTAGCATGTTCAGCCAGTAAATACGTTTATTCATGGCGCGAAGTAAGTTTTGTTCGTGCCTTTTTGGCAGGGAGATATAATGTTTATATTTCTCTACATAGCCTCAACTCTCGAAAGGAGAGCTAAATATATGAAGTATTGGTATCTTATATTTTTATTGGTTTTTGCTCTTTTTGTAAACACCAATAGAAGTCTGTTTCATGCACATGAGTTTCAGGGGGCTGATTTATCAACGGTTCACCCGTGGTTGTGGGGGCAGTGGTGGATTTATCTCCTGGTAATATTAATTTTGCTGCTTATTAAATATCTGCATGAAAGGCAAGGAAAAAAATAGGCTTATGGGGGTAAGGCTTTCGACAAGTGCCAGGCACTTGTCGAAAAATCTTTGTGAAGCACCATCTCGATTAATATGTCGTCACCCTGAAAATTTTTTGCAGAACGTAGAGAACATACCTGGCAGTGCTGAGGGAATCAGCATATTCTTCATATGGAACGGTGAAATCGGCGTCCTCGTTTTCCCATAGACGGTGGAAGTAGCTGTCGATACTCTGTATAAATTCAGTGTCTGGATCGGCAATGATATTCAGGTTGTTTTCCGGATTATAATTATTCAGATTCCTGGTAGTAAAGTTTGTGGAACCTGCTATGACCTGGCTTTCATTGTTTCGAATAATATACGCCATCTTTGTGTGGTATTGTTCTTCATTCGTGTTGTACCAGCGTATCTCAATATTATCGTCTTCCCTCATTAGCAATTCTTCCGCTACTGGTATATTTGGCAGGCCGATTTTTTCCTGGCCAAAAGCGTTCTTGTTCGGATCCAGAATCAGCCGAAACTCTACTCCGCGGCTGGCAGCATTGTTGATCGCTTCAATAATATCCCGGTCAGAAAGATAAAACATACCGATCCAGACCATGTCCCCGGCTTCAGCTTCTTCAAGACCATCAATAAACGCATATTCAATCTGCCTTTCGGTGACAACCTGTGCTTCTATAGAACTTTCACCCGAAGAGGGAGCTTCCTCGCGTGCGCTGAGTAATTCAGTTAATTCAGCTTCTGTTGGAAAGGAGGAAAGGTCGCTTCCTGAAAAAGCGGCAACTGCTTTTTCCGCCTCAACCATATCTTTTATAATCATTCCTTCTGCACGAACAGCAATGTCAGAATGGAGGCTGCTCGCATCATGAGCGTTCCAGGACATATAGAGACCGGCATTTTCACTAATGACCGCTTTCCGGTGATTTGCTTTCACGTTCGCCAGCTTGAGGTATGAGCGAAATGTTACATCCGGTGAATTTTCGCCGAACGGATTCGGCAGCCTCCCTGTTCCTTCCTGGCCGAACCATTGGAAAAACATCCGCCATGCCCCGGAGTAAAGCGGGGTTGGGTCACGGAGTTTCGTGAGATCTGTATAAATCACCTCTGCACCGAGCTCCTCGAGTGGAGCGATATGCTGTGCTTCGTGGGACCTGTATGTTGTATTAATATGGTCGGTAATGATAGTGACTTTAAGATCGGGCTGCGCTTCCATTTGTTTTTCAATTGTTTCTGAAAGGTGGGCACTTGTGGGCGGAAAATCACGTTCCTCGTCCGACATTTCATTGAACATAAACATATCGATGATCAAAAAATGCTCCGCTTCTTCTATTACTTCCACAATATTTTCATAAATATGATGCTCGTAATGTTCCTCTCCATCGAGCTGGTAGGTAAGATCGTAAATGAATTCGATCTCCCCGTCAGCCAGGGGATGGAAATCACCAGCATAGGATAACCCGTTAGGCAAGGGCTTCAGCTGGTGGAAGATAACCATACCAATATAAACAAAAAGAATTAAAAGACCAAGAATAAAAGTAAACCGATTTTTCATTATGAGTTTCTCCGTTCTTAAATCATCAATTTTCGCTTGAATTCTTTTCTTTACCCTCAAATATGAACTTTCAAGCAACCGGGCAATTGAGGAAAAGCTTTTGTATTGACTGTGAGTAGTTAATTCTCCACCTGTTGCTAACATGGATAGTAGAATAAGGACTTATTGTATAAATTAAATTTATTTAATCATAATAGAAATGATTAGGAGGTACATTAAATGGAACATAACCCAAAACTTGTTTCTTCGGAAGTTGCAGCCTTGTGGGGTGCTTATATGCAAAACTCAATGGCTTATTGTATCGTTCAACATTTTGCGGCTGTTAATGAAGATTCAGATGCCACAGACCTTATGCAATCAGCTTTAACAAATTGTGACTATGTAGTAAACGAAGTTAAACAAATCTTTGAACAAGAAAATCATGCCTTACCAATTGGTTTTACACAAGAAGATGTATACTTAAATGCAGGGCGGGTCTATTCAGACCTTTTCGCTTTAAGATATATAAAATACATGGCGTCTGCTGGAGCAGCAGCTGCATCAGCTTTACTGGAAGTATTGGCTCGAAAGGATATAAGAGATTTTTTTTCTGCAACTTCCGCAATGTTTATTAAACTTTACAATAATGCCAGCGATTTATTATTGAAAAAAGGTACTTTTATCCGTTCGCCGGTCATCACACCTATGGAGAAAGCGGAATACCTGCAGAGTGAATCATTCCTATCAGGATTAATAGGCAAACATCGTCCTTTAACTGCCATTGAATTAGCTCATATTTCTAAAAATTCAGAGACCAATTCGATTGGCAGAACGTTTGTAGCGGGGTTTTCCCAAACAGCTGAATCACCAGAAGTTAGAAAGTATATGGAAAGAGGCTTGGAAATAGCTGCAAAGCATGAAACTGTGTTTAGAGAAATATTAGTGGAAGATGAAGTACCCATGCCTAGTACATGGGATTCAGCCATTTCTCAATCCACTGACGCACCATTTTCAGATAAGTTAATGATGTTTCATACTTTAGGTTTAAATGAACTTAGTGTCACTGGATATGGTGCTGCAATTGGTGCCAGCATGAGAAATGACCTAGTTGGTGATTATACGAGGTTAGTAGCAGAAATACTTCAATATGGAAATGCTGGAGTTAAATTGATGATTGAGAATAGGTGGCTGGAACAACCACCACAAAATGTAGACAGAGAAGCACTTAGAAACAGAAAGGCTTAAATGAAAAATTAGTAATCAAAACAGCGAGATGTTATAATCGCTGTTAATTGATTACTACATATAATTAGCAAAGAAGCAGCAGCCATTTATCAATGGAAGTTCTGAGGCTTTCTGCATCACAAAAGCCGGGCAAAATGCCCGGCTTTAGTCTCTATTAAAACCTGCTGTCTCTGTTTTCGCCATTAAAGAGATCATCAGCTTTTCTGTCTTTTTTTTCATTAAACAGATTATCAGCTTTTCTGTCACTATCAAATGCGTTCCTGTTTTCCTTTTCACCTTCGCGGTCAACATGGAGTTCTTCTTTCTTCACGTTGTCTGTAACCTGTTCGGTTTCTTCAACCTTTCTTTTGCCTACCTCAACTTCATCCGTTACCACTGGCTTTTTCCTTACTTCCAGCTTCTCTTCTTTTATTGGCACACGAATTGTTTCGTCTTCGATTTTACCGTCGGCTTCCGCATTAGCTGACTTGCCGTCAACCGGCTTTTTCTCAACATAAACCTCTTCACGGGTTACCGGAACATCTATTCTTTGTGTCTCTTCGTGAACTTCCTTCTTCACTTCTACGTCACCGGTTTTCACGTTTTCCTTGTCCACATCGATTCTCTCTTCGCGAAGACGCAATTTCTTTTCTTCTGCTGTTTCATCTGTCCTGCTGCTTAATTCATTTGTTGCACCTGTTACAGAGTTTGTGTCATTGCCGGTGGCCTCTGTCCGTACAGGATCGCTGGCAGACAAGTTGTTTCCATAATCTGTTTTTCGAGTTCCGTGCTGGGTGCCTAAGCCTGTCCCATTTTCAGGTGCCAGCACAACAATTTTACCGCTGCGCACGTCTGCATCATACTCTCGTGCTTCACTTTCTGTAAGACCTAAATTAGTTAACCGGTCAAAATAGCCATTAGAATGGTTATTAGTATCGTCATCCAGAAAAACGTCCTTAGCTTTTTCCCAGAAGGATTTATCATCATCGCTACCGGCAGAACCTGAAGATTCTACACTAGCATCCGTCCTGCTTTTCAGCCAGGAAGTATTTTCTCCGTCTGCAACGAGCGATATATCTTCCGGGTCGTAGCCTTCCGTCTTAAGACTTTCAACTGCCTGTACTACTTCCTGTTCAGATTCATATACTCCAATAACATTTTTAGCCATTTTACCAGCCTCCTTAGTTTTGTGTAATTCCTGATGTTACACCGTTCTAATTCCCATACAGTTAACATTAAAACTGGGTCAAAAGTTATGAGATCATAACGTAAAGAGAAGGGGCAGGAAGGACAATCGGGAAAATATAGAAGTATGTAGAACAGGTTGTTTGAATTTAGGAAATATGGAAAACAGGTGCTGGGAGTTATGTTAAAATTAGGTATATGGATGGTTATTCTTGCTCAGGTGCTGAAACGAGTGCATTGTATTAAATTTTCTTTAGATGGCTTAGAAAAGGAGACTACTATGGATAGTGAGAGAAGCAAAAGAAATACAGAAAAAGATGAGAATAACTTAGAGGATAAAAAGGGATGGAAAATCTTTGATGCCATATTTTCAGCGGGTATATTCAAATTGTTTTTTGAAAGCGAAGAAGCCAGAAAAGGAAATAATGACAAATTGTTCAAGGAACTGATTTATGGATCACTGGCTGGTATTCTTATTTTTATTTTAATTATGGTCATCGCTATCAATTTTTAGATTAAGTTAGTTATTACTATACTTAAAAGGAAAGATCCTGTTCTTTCTGATGATCTCCAGTTCACTTAGAGAGGTGTGTACATGGTTCTGGTGGTCAGACATGGCTAAGTAGGTGGAACGTAAAAAACGTGTTTGGAGAGGATAGTATGTTTGAAATAATACTATCGACAGTTTTAATTACTTACCCGCGGCTGTTTATGTTTCTTATCGTTTTTGCCGTTATTATCATTATTATTAATCAGATTTTCCATGAACGTACACAGAAGTTTTACAAAGATCTCCTTGAAGAAAAATACGAGAGAAGAATTGAGGATCTGGAGAGAAAAATAGAAGAGTTAGAGAAACAGAGTCTGAAAAATAAATAGAAACCAACTACTCTGCCGGGTGGATTTTCACACGTAAACCATTCGGATTTAAACTTTAATCCCATTCATCTGTTTTTACGTACATGTCTTCATATTTATCCCAATGTTCTCTAAGACTTAGGAAGAAGTCGTCCGGATAGTTCCCGAATAATAAATTAAATTCTCCGTCCATATAAGTAATGAGATAACTTTTTTCTTTATTCGTATCTGATTCGTTATACCGATGTATATATACTTTTAATTCGCCTTCTGTAAGGGGCTCATCAAGAAAGTATAACCGTGTATTTGAAATATCACTCTTGCTGATTAGGCAAACACCATAACCTTTCTGCTTTGTTTCCTCCACATACGCTTTTTCATTAACGTACCGGTATTCCCTGGAATAATCTACACCACAAAAACGGCAGTACAAATACAAATGATCAAGTTTATAATGCCAGTCTGCTGATGTGACTTTGCCACAGTGAGGGCACTCGGTAAAAATGTATATCGATGCCATTTCATACACTCCTTGTATTTGATTTTTTGATATGGATACAGCCTGTCTTCTTCATTTTCTGGAAAAATTTAATTGTAGAATATAAGAAATAAGCTTAGTAAAGAGGAAAGTAAAAAAGCAGAAGTAAGAGGTAGTAAACAAGATAATTATAAATTAATTCGCATAAAAGAACAAGTGTTCTTGTTATTCGACAAGTGCCTGGCACTTGTCGAATGGGTACTAGAAAAATATGAAAATATCTTCAAATTTTTGTATAATTAAGGGAGTAGATAAGTCCGTAACTAAATTTTAAGGAGACTAAATGAATGAAGATGAAAGATTTTTTCCAGGTGATGACTGAGAAAAGGGAAATTACTTCTCCTGTTTTTACAAAGCCGTTCACAGAGCGGCCGTCACATATTAAACAGTTGGAAAGCTTATTGAAGGAGACTGACCCGAACATAAACAGAGTTCTGGCAGAAACTCATCTGAACCTTTTCCGGATCGGGCATATCGGTGAATCGAACGTACATTTTGAACTGAATAATTCTATGCTGCCGCTGCTCTGTCTTCATGATGTAAGGCTGGAAAACAGAGAGAATACTGCTCAGTTTGACTTTATTGTCATAAGCCATAGCATTATTTATGTGATTGAAACAAAGAAGCTCTATGGAGATATTGAAGTTACCGGAAGCGGGGAATTCATCCGGAAGCTGAAAAGCAAAAGCGGCAGAGTATACAAGAAAGAGGGAATGTACAGTCCTGTTACACAAAGTGAACGGCACGCAAGGCTTCTTGAGAAGCTCCTTAAAGAAAACGGCTTAATAAAAACCATGCCGGTGGAAAACCTCGTCGTTTTAGCCAACCCAAAAACAATCCTCGACAAAAAGAAGGCACCAGCAGAAATAAGCAAAAAAATCATCAGATCAGACCAACTGGTAAAGTTCATAAAACAAGACTTGAATCAGCGAAAGAAGAAGACGTACGCGGTGGACAATCGTATAAAAGATATATCAAAGTTCATTTTGAAAAGCCATAAATTAGTTAACTTTGATAAGTCTCGTTACATGAACGTTGAGACTGCAGCTGCCGTTGAAACAGTACCGGATGTTGAAGCAGAATCATCTGAAGCGGGCAAGGATTCTGAAAAACTTTATAAGGAGTTAAAAGCATACCGGTTAGAACAAGCGAAGAAAGAAAATGTTGCAGCATACTTAATTTATAATAATTCCACTCTGGAAGATATTATTGAGAAGATGCCATCTAATAAAGAAGAGCTCCTGAAGATTAGAGGCTTTGGCAAAACAAAGGCAGAAAAATACGGGGCAGGGATTCTGGAAATTGTGAGGAAGAATTAACTGATTGCTGATTGTTTGCAGGAATCACCGAAATTATGAGTCTGACCGGAAAAACAGGGACGGGAAACTATCATTAGTGGGACAGTGGACCTGTCCCTGTGTCCCAAAAAAGGGGGAGAGCCAGATGCGGTATAAATCTACAAACGAGCATAACAAAAAGCTTAGTATCACGATTTATAATGATGACTTCGGTCTGGTAAAAGAGGAGCGGCTTCTGGTAAGCCAGGAAGCTTGTGAGGAGATCCAATACTTAGATGTGGTGAAAAAAATTGAAACCGATTCTATTATCGTAGCTGGTGTGCCTGTTCTTGAATTAAATTATGATTTTGATCTCGTCAGTAAAGCGAAATTGCTTGAAAAATATCTCGATAAAACTATCTATATTTTTGACAAAGAAACGCAGGAAAAAATGCCAATCAGGCTGTTGAGTGTCAGTGACGGAATTATCGGAGAGCGGACGGACACGAAGGAAATTGTCATTAATCCGGAAGGGGAGCTGGTGCTGCCATCGCTGCCTGAAGGGTTGATCGCTAAGCCGGCTTTGTTATGGAAGGTCCCTAAGTCTGCCCTGGATCAGCAGATTAACGTATCGTATCTTACAAAAGGCATCTCCTGGGACGCCAACTATGTATTAAACCTGCAGGAGAGGAGTTTTCAGCTAACAGGGTGGGTTGCCATTAACAACCAGTCAGGGGCGGCTTTTCAAAATGCGGAACTGAAGCTGATTGCCGGAGAGATAAACCGGGTGGAAGAAATAAAGCTTCTTGAACCGGACTACCATTATAAGGAAGGGGTAGTCTACAGTGAAAGCGAGCCGAGTTTTGAAGAAAAAAGCTTTGCTGATCAGCATATGTATACGCTAAACAGGCCAGTCACGATTAAAGACGCACAGGAAAAGCAAATTAATTTTTTGAATGTAGCAGACGGAGCGTACCGCAAATTTTATGAAGTGAACAGATATTCCGAGAAGCCTGACATTAAAGTGGAAATTGAAAACAGCAAGGAAAATAATCTTGAAATTCCACTTCCTAAAGGCAAAGTGAAGCTGTACCAGGCGGACTCCGATGGTCTGCTGGAGTTTGTCGGCGAGGACAGCATCCCCCATACAGCAAAAAAACAGCCGATTTCCCTTAACTTAGGCAAAGCATTTGATATTGGATGTGAATCCCTGGAAACGGACCGCTCTAAGGAAGATGGCCTAGAGCTTATTGAATATGAGTACCGAATTCAGAACCATAAAGACGAGGCAGCGCCAATTAAGATAGACCACAGAATTCATGAACGGGGATGGGAGATGGTTGAGTGCAGCCATGTATATTCGAAGTTGGATTCCAGCACAATTAACTTCCTCGTGGACGTGGGGGCTGATGCCACAGCCGTCATTACTTTTAAGTATGCTGTTGACCATTCGCTCTATATTAAAAGGAAAACAAAATAACGACTCCTGGCTTTTTGTGAAAATTTAGGGGGACTATATGCCATTAAAATTTTTATCCGTCATTCTTTTGCTGTTCATTGCAGGCTGCAACACCGATGTAGACCTGGCATCTTATTCTTTTTATGAGGAAACGGAAAACTGGCAAGTATCAATGCTTGTTGAAGAAAAGCCATTTGGTGAAACTACAACGGAGGAAGCGGAGCTTACGTTTGTGTATATAGGTAAAAATCCCGTACCAGATGGAGTGAGCGTTATCGTTGATACAGAGTTTCCGTATCGTGGTGAGATAAGCCAGAAATTTGATGATTTCGAGGGAGAGGCAGTCATGCCCTTTGGAAACAACTATTTTGCTGAGGCAGATAGATTTGGTTCTCCATATACCATAGAGATTAACTGGGATGAAGAAGTAGAGGAGTTTATTATAGAGTTAGAAAAGAATTAGCTCCTAAACGTGGAGGACACTATATTTAATTAATGGAAGGGACAGTGTAAAATAATCATCGTCTTTCATCTGTTTTAGAAAAGAGCAGCCTGGGCTGCTCTTAAAATGTGTAGTCTATAGGAGAATAATATTACCCCGGTAAGTGGTATTATTTACTTTCCGTTTGCTACGTTTGGGTTAAAAGGTGCAAACATACCGTCAGGGTTTGCCTTCCATACCCACGCATGCAAAGCAAAGGTACCAGGGAAAGGGCCGTCGTCAAATTCATGACCGAATAATGATGGGCGTTCTCCGCCGACAGTCATGTACTCAACAGCTACCAGTTTATAATCACCATTTTTCTTAGGTTCGTAAACAAGAACTTCAGGAGCTAATGGGTCGAGGTTGTTATCATCATTTAACAAATCCTCTCTAACCAAATGAATGCCCATCTTAGGAACTACGAAGTAATCAGTTTCGTACCCATTATCAAAAGCAGCCTGAATATCGTGGTATTTCACCGTTGCTTTTCGCACATCCGCAAGCTGTTTTGCTACATCAGGTCCATGTGGTTTTGCTGCAACCCCTGTAGCCAGTGCAAGACTCAAAACAAACGTAACGACTAACAACATGATGAATCTTCCCTTGTTCAAACAAACCATCTCCTATTCAATTTTTAATGGTGTTCGTTATAAAGTTTATCACATTCATGTATAGCGAACAATATTTAAAATATGAAAAAAGCTCCCTGTTAATCGCCTCACAGGGAGCTTTTGTATATTTAAATTTCAGCATTTCAACTCTTAAACGCTTGCCACTTTCTGGTTCTGCCGGGGATAAACAGTTCGGCCTTTCCCATGGGGCACACATACTGGTGTACCGAAAATTGGATCGCAGGTAATGTTGCAATTCATCTGGAAAACGTCTTTTACGAGCTGACATGTGATGATGTCTTCAGGTCTGCCCTGAGAGTAAACTTGTTTATCCTTTACAGCAACAATATGGTGAGCATATCTGCTTGCAAGGTTTAAGTCATGGAGGACCATAACGATAGTGTGGCCCTTTTGTTCGTTTAAATCATAGAGCAGATCAAGAATTTCAATCTGATGAGTCATATCTAAATATGTTGTTGGTTCATCTAATAATATGATATCAGTTTCCTGTGCCAGAGTAAGTGAAATCCATGCACGCTGGCGCTGGCCGCCTGATAAAGAATCGACAGCCCGGTCTTTTAAATGAAACATGTTTGTTGATTCGAGGGCGCGGGTTACTGCGTCTTCATCTTTTTTAGACCATTGTTTTATAAGAGAGCGGTATGGATGTCTTCCTTGTTTCACTAATTCATAAACTGTGAGCCCTTCCGGGGATACAGGGCTTTGAGGCAGGATTGCCATCTTTTTAGCTATTTCTTTTGATTTCATTTTGGCAATTTCTTCACCGTTCAAGTAGATATCACCAGTTTTAGGCTTTAATAAACGGGCCAGAGAACGCAACAGGGTGGACTTCCCACAGCCGTTACCGCCAATAAAAACAGTGATTTCCCCTTTAGGAACTTCAATATTTAAATCATCTATAATGACCGTGTCTCCATAACCCAGTGTTAAATTTTCAGCTGATAGTGAATGCATCGGAACCCCTCCCTGCCGGTTGACGTAAATTTCGATACCGAAAATGACTACTTCTATTTTATTTGCTATTTCGCTCATAGTCAATGATAATCGTTTTCATTTAAAAAATAGACACATTTACATGTGAAGGAAATGTTTCATTTGTTCATTAAAAGTCCGGTAACAAGAGGTCTATTTTGGACATTGGGTTTATTATCCACTTGGTATTTTATGTTAAAATAGCCACAGAGTAGTATTCATAAATTTGTTAATTAAGTTAAAAACGAAGGGCAAAAGCAAAAGATAACCCTGTTTTCGTCTAGATGCTAATAACAGGGAGGGTTGGATGTGGCAGAAAACGAAATCTTTATTATTCCCATACTAATATCAGTTGCAGTTTCCATAATCATTGGATTAGTCTTCTCAAAAATATATAAAGGGAACGACAAAGTTGATGAAGGTTTTGAGCTGAATTATTTTAAGCTTAGTTACCGAAGAAAAATGATTCGGACGGCAATCCTATTTCCATTTATAGTCATTCTCCTGATCATCGTTTATTTCTTCTTTAACTGGAGTTTAATTGTGTTTGTAAGCTTTGCACTGCTTCTTTTATTGGGGACTACTGTCCAAATGTTATATAACTACAATAAGTGGAAAAAAGAAGCAGGAAGAAAAATGTAATTGAAGCAGAAGTCGGAGGCCTCTATGAACAAGGGAGTTATAGGTTTCGCAGTTATTATCCTTTTAGTTATCACGACTTTAGTAGTTTTCCAGGAGCCACAGGAGCAAGTAGAAAGAGAAGATGAGGAAGTGCTTGAGGAATTAAAGGAAGAAAATGAACGGTTAAGTCAGGAAATTCTCGATATAGAGTATAAAGCCGAGTTATATGAATCCCGTTATTATGATCAGGAAATACAATATGAAGCCCTCGCACATTCCCATGAAGACCTGGAACTGCGGCTCGAGGAAATTTTAAAAGACATTTATGGAAGTGATCTTGAAGAATCTGATTTGGAAAATCTTCCTGAATACCTGGAACTCTATGAATCCAGGTTTATGGAATATCATCAAGCTATAGATGATTTTGACATACTATTTCGCATGGTACCTGACCCTGAACTTACTGCAGGAGAGGAGTTTGAATACGTCTTTTCTTTTTTCGAAGAATACGAGGTATATGATGGGAAAGAGGTAGCGATCACTGCAAAACATCAAGATACAGAAGAGTCAGTCACGCTGGCGGAACCCCAAAAAAGAAGTGAAGAAGAGATGGAGAGGTTGGAAGTTTCAGTTACTCTGCCTGAAGGAGGTTTTTGGACATTTGAAGTTTCATTAGATGGGGAACTTTACGGGGATGTTGAAATATTTGTGTCTAATGCTTAATATCCTTCTAACCAGTACGAACGAGGACAGAAATTTGTTAGAAAGAAGAGGTTCATTATGGAAGATTGCCACAAATTAAAACCAGTAACAGCTGCGCATAAATTTATTGATTATTATTTTCCGGATTGTGATGGTGCATTACTAGCTGGCAGTGTAGTAAGGGGGGAAGCCACTGAAACATCCGACCTTGATATTATTGTTTTTGATGAGACTGTTGAGTCGTCCTACAGGGAATCATTAATTAATTCAGGCTGGAGGATAGAAGTGTTTGTACATAACTTAGATTCTTATCAGGATTTTTTCTGTAGTGATTATAAACGGGCAAGACCTTCGCTGCCGCGAATGGTTTCAGAAGGAGTTGTTTTGAGGGATACCGGGATTCTTGATTCCATAAGAAATGAAGCAAACCAGTTATTAGCTGAAGGCCCGGAAGAATGGTCTTCAGAAACGATAGATACGAAACGATATTTTATTACAGACGCACTTGATGATTTCATTGGCTGCAATAACAGGTCGGAAGCAATATTTATTGCCGGCACACTTGCCGAACTTGTCAGTGAATTCGTTTTACGAACCAATAAAAGATGGATTGGTGCTTCGAAATGGATTATCCGTTCATTAAGAGATTATGATAAAAATTTTGCAGAACAATTTGCTGAAGCTTTTGATGAGTTTTATAAAAACGATGACAAAACGGATGTTATCAGAATAGTTGACAGAGTATTAGACCCGTATGGCGGGCGTCTTTTTGAAGGTTTTTTAATAGGTAAGAAATAAAGTGAT
Protein-coding regions in this window:
- a CDS encoding ATPase codes for the protein MAENEIFIIPILISVAVSIIIGLVFSKIYKGNDKVDEGFELNYFKLSYRRKMIRTAILFPFIVILLIIVYFFFNWSLIVFVSFALLLLLGTTVQMLYNYNKWKKEAGRKM
- a CDS encoding nucleotidyltransferase domain-containing protein, with translation MEDCHKLKPVTAAHKFIDYYFPDCDGALLAGSVVRGEATETSDLDIIVFDETVESSYRESLINSGWRIEVFVHNLDSYQDFFCSDYKRARPSLPRMVSEGVVLRDTGILDSIRNEANQLLAEGPEEWSSETIDTKRYFITDALDDFIGCNNRSEAIFIAGTLAELVSEFVLRTNKRWIGASKWIIRSLRDYDKNFAEQFAEAFDEFYKNDDKTDVIRIVDRVLDPYGGRLFEGFLIGKK